The stretch of DNA ACATCTCtgtttctaataatcttcttgttcattggatctcataatctgtacccaaactcttcatgaccatatcctaagAAGATAAATGCTTTTgttttattatcaagcttggatctctcatctttgggaatatgaacaaatgctttatactcaaagactctcaaatgattataagatatatattttcctttctatactctctttggaacatcacctttcaaatgaactgatggagaaagatttatcaagtcaactATTGTTCTCATAGTTTCCCCCCAAAATAACTTAGGTAACTTgccatgggaaagcatacacttaatcctttcttcaatggttctgttcatcctttctgctacACCGTTCTGCTAAGGAGTTTtaagaactgttttctcaagtctgataccatggaacctgcaataattctcaaaaggacccttgtactcaccaccattatctaatcgaacacactttagctttctactTGTTTCTCTTTCAATgctgacatgaaactctttgaaaacattaagtacctggtctttaggttTCAAAGCAAaaacccacacttttctagaattgtcatcaataaaataacaaataaagagcacctccaggagttctagtttgtatagtacaaacatcagtataaactaaatcaataacatctgattatctaaataatggatatgtatgaaagacaactctgtatttttccagctaagcaatgatcacaagatttaagagatgtatctTGCAACTCTGATaagatttgctttctagcaagagtttaaagtcccttctcgctgatatgaccaagcctcttgtgTCAAATATCTATGCTTTCACCCTTctaaattgcattaatctcttctttgtatagcttagcttccatgacataaaaagagttaagcttctttcctcttgccacaattagataacctttagtgagtttccatttgctttcatcaaaataatgtgcaaagccctcatcatcaagtctgcttgtagatttcaagttaagacaaatatctggaacatgtcttatatctttgagtatcaatttgctcctaatactggtctccaagcaaatatctccaatacctacagtcttagatgtaccattgtttcccattctgatattaccaaaatcaccagcagtgtaagatctgaaaaaaatcaccatgagaaataacatgaaatgaagcaccagagtcaactaCCCAGTTACTATCCTGAGCTGCAAGACTAACACAAtcatcatcacaaacaataatgatatcaccattagcagcaactgtattggtctctttcttatttttcttcctttcattctgttctcgcttccaaaacctatactctttcttcatgtgacctggcctgttacagtggaaatatttgatatctcttctagacttggatatttgaatttataagtcttttgaggagagaaattctattttccactatctttttcgcaaagacattttctaatctttgtcaaacaacatcagctttggtttcattagaaatatgctcatgcaaatttatatccatccatcttctaatataggcaatagttttTTTACGTTGAACTTTCTATtcctcatcgtccatagtagaaggtttatctttaaccttgatgggcttatataaatctttgcaataaagcaaatcttccatcatatgcctccaagtggaataatttgatgagttcaatttaatcataatatctgactactccatttcaatcacacaagaaaaactagtacCAAAATAACCtgttgctttgataccacttgttgggaaaaacctgttaaagcgaaataattattttccctctttgtgtatcaaaatgggtttctcatcaaaataccaacttgataacaAAATACAAATATCAACCAAAATAGCATAAACAGTAgagcattaaataaatcacacaatgagaccaaatttttaacatgtaaaacccaatgtgggaaaaaccactggaccgtagtccacctcaaacttctactatcaatagtaataataataggtTTATAATAAGTATTCTCTAGAATAgcaagaggatcacaataacatcaagatcatatatcttggctcaagaatagcatatcttcggaTTTTATCataagagaattttaggtctggatatcacaggaaagtacctcatagagagtaaactgtagatcaacactattaggattgtagagcttgctgcaaggattctccatataaaatttaGGCCAAAATTGATAAAGTTTAACCCCTgatcaagtagaaaactcagaatcctatttttcttctcttcttttctctctctgtctTTTCTCTCATCGTGCGTCGCCACTGCTCACTGCGCACGCTCACTACCCTCGCCTTTGGCTGCCCTCACCTTTTGccttttaattaatgatttgggctcaaaagaCTCAATTGTCTAAGTcaatcatatgagctggagggagagAATTATTGGGTTCAGCCCATATATgagcttggacaattgggtcttTTGAACccaaatcattaattaaaaagaaaatgaaaatagaTAGGATGACGAATGTGAGAGAGGGCAATATAAGTTCATGCAGCATGAGAATAGCGGCACGTAGAGAAAGAGAGGAAATAACAGAAagagaaataggggagagaaagtAAGATTTTTGAGTTTTCTACTTATGATCGGGGGTTAAACTTTGTCAGTTTTAGCTTAAATTTGATGtaaagaatccttgcagcaagctctataattctaatggtgttgatctacaatttacCTTATCTGAGATACTTTTctactatacccactttgtgagacctagaattctcttttgatgagatccatcctatgtgatgatgatatactattcttgagtcaagatctatgttcttgatgttattgtgatcctctagttattctagagaagatttactgtaaacctattatcattactattgatagtggaagtttgaggtggactacggtcccgtggtttttttcgtattgggttttccacgttaaaaatttggtttcactgtatgattgatttattgctctactgtttatgttgttctggttgatattagcattttgatatcaagttggtattttgatgagaaatccattttgatacacaaagagggaaaagaattattccactttaacaggtttttcccaacacaaCTGAACCGATTGCCCCTAGTAAGACGATTGGACCAACCACCACAAAGAAGCTAAGCCACGCCCCGAACCCCTCCACGAGATGCCCGAAGTATGACTCATGTAGGGGGAAGAGAATGATAGGGCATAATTTGACAGCATACCATAGCCACAACAGCACCGATGTGAAACTTACAAGCCGATTTGGCAGACCACGTCGACAGCTCAAACAAGTGACCGTccgcccccccacccccccccccagcCTGTGTAGGACCCCGTATAAGTGATGCTATCAAGTACAAAGCTACCTCGGAAGGTCCGGAATGGCACCATTTCGAGTACAGAGCTGCCTCGGAATGATCGGGTCGACACCACTCGAGGACGATCCGCACACGTCAACTAGAgtggcaccatcaagtatagagcCGACCCGAAATGATCGAGATGGCGTCGCTCGAGGACGATCCACACACGTCGATCGGAATGATACCATCGAGTATAGAGTCGCCCCAGTATGATCGGGATGGCATCACTCGAGGATGATCCACACACATCGACAGGAACGATGCCGTCGAGCATAGAGGCATGGGCCAATCGCTTAAGGGGTCGGTGATCATTAACGTATGGGGTACGACCATTCCCCGTATACAGGTATAAAAGCCTGTCACTTAGTTAGGGCTAAGGGTCTGAAGGGACTTCGAACACTCAACTCTCTCTCATTCAGCCAAAAGCTAACTTAAGCTTCGAATGGGTCGAGTTGAAAAATCCTCCTCCCGATCTTAACCAGTGTGTAGGAGTCCAACGGCAAAAAGGCATATCACTCGCCAAGAGAGAAAACCACACTCGGGGGATGACGCTCTCCCTCACTACCCGATCATCCACATGGGCAACTTTGTACATCCGGGACTGGACCGAGTCGTGTTGACACCTcgtaaaggttcaccaacatGTATTAAAAAAAAGGATTAAATATAAGACAAAGAGCAACATTAAAAGTATATCTGATAATATTCTATTTAATGTTTAAGTTTGTATAGATTCGGATTCGATCAATGTATTTAGTTAAATAGTATTCATTGCTAAAAATGTATCAAAGGAAATTTTTTATAGTACAATAAATAATCATTTGGTCGAGATCGTGTAGGAATCATTATACGCATCATCTGGCCATAAAGTGAAGTTGTACATAGAGATACAAAATAATGATTTACTAAATCAACTTTTCAGTCAACAATACTACATGGTCAACATCATATTTGAATCGATTTCAATCGACTTCCTTGTCATATCCACGTTGGTAATCTTATAGAGTCGGGCCCCACATAGCATGTCATGTCAATCATGTAAAGGTGACCTATCATTATGTGAGGATGACATATCAATGGTTTTCTATTTGTCATATCTCCGTTTAATGATACCTTAATGCATAAGATTGAAAACATGTCGCATTTTATACGACCAAACCTGTGCTTCACACCATTTATcagtttccttttttttgttagaCGAATTAATATATAGACAGTCACAAAGAAAGAGTGAATGCTCTCATTCTGTGCAATAAAAATGCAGTTCTTAGATCATTCATGCTTGCTTCATTCGAGCTATTCTTACAAATAAAGCAATCAGCTTCAATTATCTCAAATAAACTTGACAGATACGATGAGAAATCGCCTCATAGTACATTACATGACTACAAATTTAATACTGTACAGAAACTGATGTAGCAGACTTCCAAGTGCTTCTTTGGTTCCATGTAATCGGTCATACACGACTCAGATCGAACGCCTCGAGTCTCCATAGCATTCTACGAGGAAGATTGGTCTGCGACGACCACCGGGGATGACGTTGGTTCGTCCAAGTTCCTCTTGGAAACCAATGATGAGCTTGCAATCGAATGCGATGAGCTCGACGAAGGCTGAGCCGGAGATGACGTAACGAAAACGGTGATGCTGGTGTTCGCGCTGCTGCTAGTGACAGCCGCCAAACCACCGTCTGCGGCCTTCGGAGCCGAAGGCCTGTCTATGGCCAAAACCCCTTCCAGCATCTGCACAACCTTCCCCATCGACGGTCTCTGCGAGGGCTGCTCCTGGATGCACCAGAAGCTCACCAGTAGCGCCCTCTTCAGCTGCTCCATGTCCACGTCCTGCTCGGCGAGCCTCTTGTCCATTGCGCTCTTGATGTTTCCCTTCTCCAGCTCTTCGTACGCCCACACCGAGAACTTCTTCCGGCCAGTGTCATCCGAAACATCGAAGTTGCGCCGCCCGCTCACGATCTCCAGCAACACCATTCCGAAGCTGTACACATCCGACTTGGATGTGATCGGGAGATTCGCAAGCCATTCGGGAGCCAAGTACCCTCTGGTCCCCCGAACGCTCGTCAAAGTCCTTTGCCTGTGGTCTTTCGCGTTGACCAGTTTTGCAAGACCGAAATCCGAAACCTTCGCGTTGTAATTCTCATCGAGGAGGATGTTTTCTGGCTTGATGTCGCAGTGGACGATGCAATCCCGGCATTCCTCGTGCAGGTATGTGATGCCTCTGGCTGTCGCGACTGCGATACTGAACCGCGTCGACCACGATAGCTTGCCCGAGGAGGACTCACCGGAGAAGAGGAAGCTGTCGAGCGAGCCGTTCTTCATGAACTCGTAGACCAGAAGTCTGTGCCGTCCTTCCGAGCAGAATCCGATCAGCCTGACCAGGTTCAAGTGGTGGGTGCTGCTTATGGTTGCCACCTCCATTCTGAATTGCTTCTCGCCTTGCTCGATCCCCTCGAGCTGCTTCACCGCGACCGCTGTCCTGCTCGCGAGGACCCCTTTGTATACGGCGCCGAAGCTTCCTTCCCCAAGTCTCTCCTTGAATCGCCTGGTCGACTTCTGCAGCTCGCGGTATGAGAACTGCACCGGGGCACCGGAGGCGTACTCGAGGAGCGCGTACTGAGCCGATGATGGCCCATATCTTGCGCCGTTCCGGCAAAAGCACCGCCACAACCCCCACTCGAAGAGCATCAACCCCGAGACAGTGCCAAAAACCAGAACGGCAACCAGCCAACCCTTCAGATTGGAGGACCGCAAGCGGAGCTCTCCCGGCGGAGATGGGGAATTTGGGAGAGCAGGTGCGCACAATTTGACGAAGGAAGTACTGGGGAGCGCCGTCGACTGGTACCCGCTGACGAAATTGGACACCTTCAGGTAGCAGAATCCCGATCCGTCGGCGAGCGCAGTGGAAGCGACGCAGGAGCCCCCCGAGAGGCAGTTCAACCTGCAAGCGGTGATGCCAACGAAGAATTGCTCGGAGGAGATCTCCGGCGCGTATGTCAAGAACTGGGTGTGATCGAGCTGCAGCATGGTAGAGTTCCCTGGGCAGTCCTGGATCTCGGTCCTCCTCTTGCAACCCTTCCGGTGATCATCTGGGTCGACGAAGTCGAAATTCCTAGACGGGCAACCGCAGGTAGGAGACGTATCGTTGTAACTACAGATTCCCATGTTGCCGCACCATCCGAAGACCTCACACTGGTCCGCGACAGCCGCCCACTGCCGCGAGGCGACGGCGGCACCTCTGACGGCAGTGTAAGTTCTCAGATTTCCGTCGGAGTCCAGCTTCACAAACCGGATGATGTCGTCGCTCTCGCCGTAATCGCTGCTGTAAGCGATGACCACTGCGGTAGAAAGTGATGCATCGGAGAGCGACACGATTCCATTGGCTTGGAGGGTCAACACCGGGGAAGCAAGGGATTTGTTGGCAGTGAAGGTGGAGTTGAACCCCTTGTTGAAATAAGTGATGCTATCGTTCCACGTTAGGGTGAGGTTTCCGCTCTGGAGAAGAGAGAAGGAGTAGACGCCGGAGCGCAGTACCTGGCCAAAGGTGAAGTTTTGTGACTGGAGGATGGTGTCGGTGGGGTTGTCGTAGGTGTCCCAGACGACGGCGGTGGAGTTCTTGAGCACGAAGTCGCCGGAATCGAGGAGGGCGGCGGCGGAGACGCCTTTGCTGGCGGTTCCGGACTCCCAGACGAGAGCCCCGGAACCACTGACGAGGCAGAGGTTTCCGTCGGCGCGGAGCTGAAGGGAGGCGGCTGAGTCGACGGAGCCGCTGCCACCGGCAGACCAGACAATAATCCCGCCGGAGTAGGTGATGGCGGCAAGGTAGAGCGAGGGGCTCTGCCGATCGGAGAAGAAGCCGAAGGAGAAGGTCCCGGTCGGGGACGACCAGGAGGAGGCGTTCGAGGGGGAGAGAGTAGAACCGAGGGGGATGTCCGTCGCCTCGACAAGCAAGAGGGAGCCAAGTAGGAGCAGGAACAAGAGCAAGAGAAGAACAACGGAAGCGCAAAATCGAACCTTTTTACGCAAAGATCCCATCTTCAGCGATCCCTCCGTCTCTCCGCCGCTTCTCCTGGCGAACGGGGTTGGAACCAGGGAGAAAAACGGAAGAAGAAGGCCAGATGAACCGGAAAAATATTTATGTGAAAGGACGAATAGAGCACCGCGACGTTGTTCACTGAACTGGCGGAGGTAATACGGCGCTCCGCTGGCGGTCACAGGCGACGATCGCGTTATGAGGACTCGCATCACCGTCCGATTACTGTGGCCGGACTACAGTTGGTCGTGCATAATAAACGGCAAGATAGTGATCACTGTCACATATAGGTCAAGAAAACAGCAAATGACGCTCTTCCATTGGAGGAAAAACCATGCCCGCAATTATGATCTGGAGCCCACATCAATCCACCCAATGGATAGTATACACTTCCAGTTTCCTGCCTTACTCGAGGCACAGAGGCAGTGGAAGCGATGCCGTTGGACTAGTGACCTTTGGTCTAAAAAGTGTATCCATTATTGCAGCGGGGAATGGATGGTGATGGATCAACAAAGTTTCCAGTGAGATCGCATCAGATCCTTCTATTTGTCAGTACACGAATATTTTGGTGTATAAGCGGCACACCATCCGACCTGATGACGTGCCCGAATCTTAACATAGATGTAATAAATGGGAGGGGCTCTACTCATAATATCTTCGACAATTAACAAGTTGATGCGGTGGATCATATCGACTTTATGAACTCAGGTTGATGATAGAGGCCCCACATTACCTAACAGTCTGAACATATCATTACAGACATAAATTCCATGTTAAATGATGTCAGATATAACCGaagcatcactatatatatatatatatatatatatatattatcgatAATTTGATAAAGAACCAAGATATCAATAAAATGGTGTAGGCACATCTAAAACGAATGATTCATAGTAAGCTTATGAGATCGTACCAATGATAATCAAATATTAATATATCAAATTAGTTCGATTTAGTATAAATGATCCAtagatgatttatatttttatctttcatCCTCTTTCATTACCTGCTCAATCTCATTATGTCATTGTTGTTGTCTCCTTCCTATTTGTATCATCTCCGTCTCCTCTTACCATTACATACTGGATTATTGTGAAAAGGTGTAGTATTCACCGGTGACAGATTGGAAATTTGTATTAACATAATGATCGAGGTGGGTGAAAGTAGAATTATAAAACAATCATTATATATCTCTCATCAATTGGATTTCACTTCTAACTCGTGTTACTTCAATCATCCTAATCTATCTATCTTAATCTTGAATGGACCTATAAGTTGTTTATAAGAATGATATATTATTAATTGATGATggaaagagataaaaaaaattaaaattaattttatcatattttagaGCCGATAATCCCATGAGTAAGACTCtcatcaaaacaaaatttaatgaTAATTCTTATATTATACTTTGTGAAACATATTAGTGTAGCCATGACAAGTACTCACAACATCATATATTGTTAtccgagttttttttttttatgtgtgcaTTGTTCTTTGCATGTAaaacattattaaaaaataaaaataaaaatcttagaaAGCTAGTGTTAATCATTAAAGTCTTATGAATAAGACTCTCATCAATACAAAATCTACATATAATTCTTATATTAAATTTATGACATCTATTCTGAACTATTATTATTtacatgtaaaatattattcataaaatataaaaaaaatattagaaagccAGTCAAAATAATGCAGTCATGTCAATCGAGGGAGGGCGGGTATAAGTGGAATTATAGAAGAATTATTATATACCTCCAACCAATTGGATTTCACTTCTATATTCCTTCTTCTAGTGTTACATTAATCAACCTGATCTCAAATGCATCCACAAGTCGTTTGGGACAATGACATTTTTAATTGATGAtggaaagaggaagaaaaaaaattaaaattgattttatcatatgCTTGAACTGAGACTCCCATTCAGTAAGACTCTcaacaatataaaaataaaatataattcttATATTGTATTTTGTGAAACCTATTCTCGTTAGGAAAGGGTTCGGCActaggggggtaaattagtgtagctGTAAAATCACGTCATCAAAAAtgtttcatttcgataaaactgGTTTAGTAAATATGTTAATTTGAAAGCATAcgtgatggaaatcttcaacttagcaatcatataccccgatagctaaagagctatgatacatatggaatgcaaattaaccccctccaacgatttgaaacaagacgGATCGTTTAAGATTGAAGTTAAAGAAAACTATTTTAATCACATAATCAATAAAAATTTGattaagtaattagaatagtactttgattcccttaaaacgccacaaactaagaagcttgataagttgaaaggaaaaacaaagatttttcttgggttttgaacgccacgaACAGAAATGCttataagtccaaagttcatgtaagaacttaaaaacaaaacactcaccggtgttgtaagttgaatatacttctcaatctccccttacaaagagagtcggccttgtttatatagtacaaaggccaagtacaaaaggaatgaatatattaaatgacatttatattcctaatgcatgaatgtagattactcatgaatctacattgaattgttttgaataattattcatgaataagcccacaattcctaatatggtccaatatggctgaatgacctttattctttaaagatggctaaaaattcatccttctctcaaggttgaactttctcttcatgatgttgacttatttgaatcaggttgattattttaggctcttcttgtatccatagaaccttgaccaagttttgactagttTGCTCCTTCCAgatgccttctaataaacaagttaagacttctttcatccttttaattttcgctcttgtcattggtcctcgatgaatagttaaagggtctttggcagaattataatcaacttgcttattcatatcattccccctttccttgaaaggattcgtcctcgaatcagtgtcttcatcacctgcatcaaacaaagataaatcagaaacattgaaggttgcactaacattaccatactcacccggtagttccaacttgtatgcattgtcattgattttttgagagactcgaaatggaccatctcctcttggcattagtttatacttcctttgattaggaaatctttccttcctcaagtgtacccaaacccaatcaccaggttcaaatacaacttgctttcggcctttgttgtgttATTTCTCATACtgtagagttttcttttcaatttatgTTTAGACCCTTTCATGtaatgctttgacaaaatcagctttttgcttaccatccaaattggctTTTTCCAgaggtaaaggtagcaaatccataggagttaatggattgaacccatacacaacttcaaatggggaatggtttgttgtagcatgcacacttctcttataagcaaactccatgtatggcaaacattcctcccaattttttaaattcttttgaattatagCCCTCAAAAGTAttgataaagttcgatttaccaCCTCCGTTTATCCATTtgtttgtgggtgacaagtggttgaatacaatagccttgtacccaacttgctccaaagtgttttccaaaagtggctaaggaacttcacatctctatcactcacaattgtctttggaatgccatataatcttacaatttctttgaagTACAGCCCCGtaacatgtgttgcatcatctgttttgtggcaaggaatgaaatgtgccatcttgctaaacctgtcaacaacaacaaaaatagaaccTCTCCCTCCTTTCGACCttggtaaacccaagacaaagtccatggatatatcaacccaaggctcactagttataggaagaggagtatacaatccatgaggcattactttagatttagcttgtttacaagtaatgcatttctcacataatctctcaacatctcttttcatatgaggccaaaagaaatgatcacttaacacatctaaagtttttctaatcccgaaatgccccattaaacctccactatgtacctctctcacaagtaattctctcattgaacattgaggaatacacaacttattttctttgaaaagaaaatcatcatgcttgaagaacttatcaaaaccccctttctcacatgccccataaatattagcaaaatcatgattagaattatataaatttttaatatactcaaaacctaattattttgcatcaagttgagaaattagagcataccttctagaaagagcattggcaaccacattttccttaccttgtttatacttgatgatgcatggaaaggattcaataaactccacccattttgcatgcgtatggtttagttttccttgtcctttgagatacttcaaggactcatgatcggtgtgtataatgaattccttataccaaagatagtgctgtcatgtctctaacactcttaccaaagcataaaactccttgtcatatgttgggtagttaagacttgctccacttagcttctcactaaagaatgcaatgagtctgccttcttgcattaagactcctccaattcctattccactcgtatcacactcaatctcaaaagttttagcaaagttcggtaaagcaagcaaaggtgttgaactgagtttgtctttaagcaagttaaaagcatcatcttgtttttcaccccatctaaatcccatattcttttttatgcattcagttaATGGTAGAAAAATCCcgaatgaatcttctataaaagctagcaagactataaaaacttctaacatcactaacactagtaggttttggccactccctaattactttcactttttcttgatcaacatgtattcctttatcattaacagcatatccaagaaaagtaattt from Musa acuminata AAA Group cultivar baxijiao chromosome BXJ2-11, Cavendish_Baxijiao_AAA, whole genome shotgun sequence encodes:
- the LOC135626422 gene encoding G-type lectin S-receptor-like serine/threonine-protein kinase At1g34300, with the protein product MRVLITRSSPVTASGAPYYLRQFSEQRRGALFVLSHKYFSGSSGLLLPFFSLVPTPFARRSGGETEGSLKMGSLRKKVRFCASVVLLLLLFLLLLGSLLLVEATDIPLGSTLSPSNASSWSSPTGTFSFGFFSDRQSPSLYLAAITYSGGIIVWSAGGSGSVDSAASLQLRADGNLCLVSGSGALVWESGTASKGVSAAALLDSGDFVLKNSTAVVWDTYDNPTDTILQSQNFTFGQVLRSGVYSFSLLQSGNLTLTWNDSITYFNKGFNSTFTANKSLASPVLTLQANGIVSLSDASLSTAVVIAYSSDYGESDDIIRFVKLDSDGNLRTYTAVRGAAVASRQWAAVADQCEVFGWCGNMGICSYNDTSPTCGCPSRNFDFVDPDDHRKGCKRRTEIQDCPGNSTMLQLDHTQFLTYAPEISSEQFFVGITACRLNCLSGGSCVASTALADGSGFCYLKVSNFVSGYQSTALPSTSFVKLCAPALPNSPSPPGELRLRSSNLKGWLVAVLVFGTVSGLMLFEWGLWRCFCRNGARYGPSSAQYALLEYASGAPVQFSYRELQKSTRRFKERLGEGSFGAVYKGVLASRTAVAVKQLEGIEQGEKQFRMEVATISSTHHLNLVRLIGFCSEGRHRLLVYEFMKNGSLDSFLFSGESSSGKLSWSTRFSIAVATARGITYLHEECRDCIVHCDIKPENILLDENYNAKVSDFGLAKLVNAKDHRQRTLTSVRGTRGYLAPEWLANLPITSKSDVYSFGMVLLEIVSGRRNFDVSDDTGRKKFSVWAYEELEKGNIKSAMDKRLAEQDVDMEQLKRALLVSFWCIQEQPSQRPSMGKVVQMLEGVLAIDRPSAPKAADGGLAAVTSSSANTSITVFVTSSPAQPSSSSSHSIASSSLVSKRNLDEPTSSPVVVADQSSS